The following are from one region of the Halobacteriovorax vibrionivorans genome:
- a CDS encoding succinylglutamate desuccinylase/aspartoacylase family protein, translating into MNDIRIIKATEEIDINSYELGEVHRLQILLSDNSMGVPWRIPIVIIRGVEDGPVFGITAAVHGNELNGISTIFKLIEELDPKKVKGTLIMVPISNVPGYLNNQRAFIDGVDLNRIMPGKLGGNTSNIYAHYFTSKIISKFDYLLDLHTASHGRVNSLYIRADLENEETRTLAFLQNPQIIVQKYDESGTLRAWANDQGIPAITVEIGNPNAFQHTLIDETLEGIRNTLRYYNMIEGEVHDMVTDATICDHSYWIYSTKGGIVDVLPKLTDRIKKGQVIAKVYDVFGQVKEVICANKKGIVIGKNVRPNCEAGTRILHLGVDFMAPDPEDIPGHDDYEITEK; encoded by the coding sequence ATGAACGATATAAGAATTATTAAAGCAACTGAAGAAATTGATATTAATAGCTATGAGCTGGGAGAAGTTCACAGACTTCAAATTCTTCTTTCAGACAACTCCATGGGGGTACCGTGGAGAATTCCAATCGTCATCATCAGAGGAGTTGAAGACGGGCCAGTATTTGGAATTACTGCGGCCGTACATGGTAATGAGTTAAATGGTATCTCCACAATTTTTAAATTAATTGAAGAATTAGATCCCAAAAAAGTTAAGGGAACATTAATCATGGTTCCTATAAGTAACGTTCCAGGCTACTTAAATAATCAACGCGCCTTTATTGACGGTGTTGACCTAAATCGAATCATGCCAGGAAAACTAGGTGGTAATACAAGTAATATCTATGCTCATTATTTTACGAGCAAGATTATTTCAAAGTTTGACTACTTATTAGATCTTCACACTGCAAGTCATGGCCGTGTAAACAGTCTCTATATTAGAGCTGATCTTGAAAATGAAGAAACAAGAACATTGGCCTTCCTGCAAAATCCACAAATTATTGTACAAAAATACGATGAAAGTGGAACACTTCGTGCTTGGGCAAATGACCAAGGTATTCCAGCTATTACAGTTGAAATTGGAAATCCAAATGCATTTCAACATACATTAATTGATGAAACCCTTGAAGGAATCAGAAACACACTCCGTTATTATAATATGATCGAAGGTGAAGTTCACGATATGGTTACAGATGCAACAATTTGCGATCATTCATACTGGATATATTCAACAAAAGGTGGAATTGTTGATGTTCTACCAAAATTAACTGATCGTATTAAAAAAGGACAAGTCATCGCTAAGGTATATGATGTCTTTGGACAAGTTAAAGAAGTTATCTGTGCAAACAAGAAAGGAATTGTCATTGGTAAGAATGTAAGACCTAACTGCGAAGCAGGAACAAGGATCTTACACTTGGGTGTTGATTTTATGGCCCCAGACCCAGAAGATATTCCAGGTCATGATGATTACGAAATTACAGAAAAATAA